From Fusarium poae strain DAOMC 252244 chromosome Unknown contig_3, whole genome shotgun sequence, one genomic window encodes:
- a CDS encoding uncharacterized protein (TransMembrane:1 (o21-41i)) has protein sequence MEHTTSFAHLLPPYSSLQWCYFVGIIIQVAILVTLLVVLAASRFAKRHEGNEISTDPEKSQPGQAPRIEIAGIDPTYDEKHHGLLLGDSVVSPTGRPPLPSDEDDDDSFEIMGQPETRPISQDQLVAEVKGIYAGLVMVETKCIEVDNAQSSNTDANAKLNNEQWQALIALHRTLLHEHHDFLLASQHPSASPALRRLPSKYVMPARMWRHGIHSFLELLRQRLPASLEHMLNFLHLAYSMMALLYETVPAFEDTWIECLGDLARYRMAIEDDDIRDREVWRHVSRHWYSKASDTDPETGRLYHHLAILARPNAVQQLFYYTKSLCVPIPFSSARESIMTLFDPLLSNSPTGLNPIDASFVRAHGILFSEKSWDQLEDSMNDFNKNLDKHIAKSKEGWKETGYYIGISLACSLLGYGAESNVIMRALSKKPEGTDAAMDGSAISETMPDERFRQAYKFGVATIETVLDRQGDVNTLPFLHTILIFIHYMTRHPAAINHLEDEFPWKLTAVMLNSLLGSCEPGYKVQSHTMLLDSDQLTRPLPEDFAMRGLLYAEGYLPQKRFRNDRIDDDERYFELEYMAEERRHRILSLGLSIATSGRWLIWDEATSQFSTQPDIEPLAQAKCERI, from the exons ATGGAACATACCACCTCCTTTGCCCATCTCCTTCCCCCCTACTCTTCACTTCAGTGGTGTTATTTCGTTGGGATTATTATCCAGGTTGCAATTTTGGTCACCCTTCTGGTGGTATTGGCGGCGTCGCGTTTTGCAAAACGCCATGAAGGCAATGAAAT CTCGACAGATCCTGAAAAGTCACAGCCAGGACAAGCTCCACGCATCGAAATTGCAGGTATAGATCCTACCTATGATGAAAAGCATCATGGACTATTACTGGGTGATAGTGTCGTATCCCCGACTGGGAGGCCTCCCCTACCTtcggatgaagatgatgacgactcgTTCGAGATCATGGGCCAACCAGAGACTAGGCCGATCTCTCAAGATCAGCTCGTCGCAGAGGTCAAGGGCATATATGCGGGGCTGGTCATGGTCGAGACCAAATGCATTGAAGTTGATAATGCACAATCATCCAATACCGATGCCAACGCGAAGCTCAATAACGAACAATGGCAGGCGTTGATTGCACTGCATAGAACACTCCTCCACGAACATCACGACTTCTTGCTCGCCAGTCAGCATCCCTCCGCCAGCCCGGCCCTGCGCAGATTACCTTCCAAATATGTGATGCCTGCGCGCATGTGGAGGCACGGTATCCATTCGTTCCTGGAACTTCTACGGCAGCGATTGCCAGCCTCGCTCGAACATATGCTCAATTTCTTGCACTTGGCGTATAGTATGATGGCCTTGCTGTACGAAACTGTGCCTGCGTTCGAAGATACTTGGATCGAGTGTCTTGGCGACCTTGCCCGATATCGCATGGCcattgaagatgacgatATTCGCGACCGCGAAGTTTGGAGACATGTCAGCCGTCATTGGTACAGCAAAGCGTCAGACACGGACCCCGAGACAGGAAGACTTTATCACCATCTTGCTATCCTGGCAAGACCCAACGCAGTTCAACAGCTATTCTACTACACCAAATCTCTTTGCGTCCCCATCCCATTTTCCAGTGCCCGAGAAAGTATTATGACGTTGTTTGATCCTCTGTTGAGCAACAGTCCCACCGGCTTGAATCCAATCGATGCTTCATTCGTTCGCGCTCATGGTATCCTCTTCTCTGAGAAGTCTTGGGACCAGCTTGAAGACTCTATGAATGATTTCAATAAGAATCTGGATAAACATATTGCCAAGTCCAAGGAGGGATGGAAGGAAACAGG ATATTACATTGGCATCTCCCTTGCTTGCTCTCTCCTTGGTTACGGCGCCGAATCCAATGTCATTATGCGAGCTCTTTCCAAGAAGCCCGAGGGGACAGATGCTGCTATGGATGGAAGTGCGATTTCCGAGACCATGCCGGATGAGAGATTCAGGCAGGCTTACAAGTTTGGAGTGGCCACTATTGAGACGGTACTTGATCGTCAGGGAGATGTAAACACGTTACCTTTTCTGCACACGATTTTGATCTTCATCCACTACATGACCCGACACCCTGCGGCCATTAACCACTTGGAGGATGAATTTCCTTGGAAACTTACTGCTGTAATGCTCAACTCTTTGTTAGGATCTTGCGAGCCTGGATACAAAGTGCAAAGTCACACAATGCTGCTTGATAGTGATCAGTTGACTCGCCCCTTACCAGAAGACTTCGCAATGAGGGGGCTGCTCTACGCAGAGGGCTATCTTCCTCAGAAACGGTTCCGCAATGACAGaatcgacgacgacgagagaTACTTTGAACTGGAGTACATGGCAGAAGAGCGAAGGCACCGGATTCTTTCTTTGGGGCTCAGCATTGCTACTTCAGGCCGCTGGCTGATTTGGGATGAGGCAACTAGCCAATTCTCAACGCAGCCAGATATTGAACCGCTCGCACAGGCAAAATGCGAAAGAATATGA
- a CDS encoding uncharacterized protein (TransMembrane:1 (o107-128i)), whose product MSQAELHDEGATTAPSTSSDLLSVIGELVSLCIRLSANVTSLAKTSADASRNLVSPMKTMSLLYNNLTRFLELKSGRPFARMLIFRRLEPLLACLSPPTTSLGLPRYGLFVLFLTWWIWRHSITWMLARAVM is encoded by the coding sequence ATGTCTCAAGCAGAACTTCACGATGAAGGTGCTACTACTGCACCATCTACAAGTAGCGATTTGCTTTCTGTAATTGGTGAACTAGTCAGCCTATGTATCCGCTTATCTGCAAACGTAACTTCACTGGCCAAGACATCCGCCGATGCTTCTCGCAACCTAGTGAGTCCGATGAAGACAATGAGTCTGCTTTACAACAATTTGACGCGATTTCTCGAGCTCAAATCTGGCCGGCCATTCGCAAGGATGCTAATCTTTCGAAGGCTTGAGCCGTTATTGGCATGCCTTAGCCCCCCAACAACCAGTTTGGGGCTCCCTCGGTATGGCCTCTTTGTACTTTTCCTGACATGGTGGATTTGGCGACATAGTATCACGTGGATGCTTGCCCGAGCCGTAATGTGA
- a CDS encoding uncharacterized protein (TransMembrane:3 (i27-44o64-82i94-112o)), giving the protein MANESTQAIISTLTGRKGMTMFKPRRIWSGFIIAGAFLIVGVTIRLLDISSYGLIIARISDSGYHLYFIWEWINVVAAKGQFQSGKEAGLMVKTYLMARIVLTIAASVFLLSSSNDFNLMATATIRGAHSVLYTISLVPAELHRSPEVEVELESHGNKSTSQWHPDKDQGTPDYAFRVPSQETLDTV; this is encoded by the exons ATGGCTAATGAATCCACGCAGGCTATCATTTCAACGCTCACAGGGCGGAAAGGCATGACGATGTTCAAGCCCCGGCGTATCTGGTCTGGTTTTATCATCGCTGGGGCTTTTCTCATCGTCGGGGTTACAATCCGACTACTCGATATCTCCAGTTACGGACTCATAATCGCAAGGATATCGGACAGCGGCTACCACCTTTATTTCATCTGGGAATGGATCAACGTGGTTGCTGCGAAGGGACAGTTCCAGTCGGGAAAAGAGGCCGGCTTGATGGTGAAGACCTACCTTATGGCTCGTATTGTCTTAACTATAGCGGCCTCTGTGTTCTTGCTTTCATCGTCCAATGATTTCAACCTCATG GCTACTGCTACCATCCGTGGTGCGCACAGTGTATTATATACCATATCGCTTGTCCCCGCAGAGTTACATCGGAGTCCTGAGGTTGAGGTCGAGCTGGAGTCGCACGGGAACAAGTCAACTTCACAGTGGCACCCCGACAAAGACCAAGGCACCCCAGATTACGCATTCCGCGTACCTAGTCAAGAAACGCTGGATACTGTGTGA